One window of the Salvia miltiorrhiza cultivar Shanhuang (shh) chromosome 6, IMPLAD_Smil_shh, whole genome shotgun sequence genome contains the following:
- the LOC130989271 gene encoding branched-chain-amino-acid aminotransferase-like protein 1 isoform X2, translating to MPNISSWLHCVICVVILVFHFKLLCSNGNLDQNHLMACGPPIGIRIHTSQQVLNGQKSIPLGYVRGSSNCAQPALPVSTNEKLLVWVGDQIMPRESAKVSVFDSIVQGGDGVWEGLRVYNGKIFKLEEHLDRLFDSAKALSFSNVPTREQVKEAIFKTLIRNEMFSDVHVRLTLTRGKKVTSGMSPAFNQYGCTLIVLAEWKPPVYDNAKGIILVTATTRRNSPNNLDSKIHHNNLLNNILAKIEGNNADADDAIMLDKDGYVSETNATNIFLVKKGCVATPFSDYCLPGVTRATVMDLAVKENLVLVERRISLSEFHTADEVFTTGTMGELSPVLKIDGRTIGEGTVGPVTRTLQNAYTQLCLESGVPIPTNPHA from the exons ATGCCCAACATATCTTCTTG GCTACATTGCGTCATCTGTGTGGTGATCTTGGTATTCCATTTCAAACTTCTATGCTCAA ATGGGAACCTGGACCAAAACCATTTGATGGCATGTGGGCCCCCTATTGGTATAAGAATACACACAAGTCAACAGGTTTTGAACGGCCAAAAAAGTATCCCTCT GGGCTATGTGAGGGGATCATCAAACTGTGCCCAACCTGCTCTCCCTGTTTCTACCAATGAGAAGTTGCTTGTTTGGGTTGGTGATCAGATTATGCCTCGTGAAAGTGCAAAA GTTTCAGTATTTGACTCAATTGTCCAAGGTGGAGATGGAGTTTGGGAGGGTCTTCGAGTTTATAATGGCAAGATATTCAAATTGGAGGAGCATTTAGACAG GTTGTTTGATTCTGCAAAAGCTCTATCTTTTAGCAACGTACCAACTCGTGAGCAG GTGAAGGAAGCAATTTTCAAAACTCTGATAAGAAATGAAATGTTTAGTGATGTGCATGTCAGATTGACTCTGACTCGTGGAAAGAAG GTCACTTCTGGAATGAGCCCAGCATTCAACCAGTATGGATGTACTTTAATTG TGCTTGCTGAATGGAAACCACCGGTATATGACAATGCAAAGGGTATAATTTTGGTGACGGCTACCACACGCCGTAATTCACCCAAT aATTTGGATTCGAAAATTCACCACAACAATCTGCTTAACAATATTCTTGCCAAG ATAGAAGGGAATAATGCGGACGCTGATGATGCCATCATGCTTGATAAAGATGGATATGTATCAGAAACAAATGCAACAAACATT TTTTTGGTGAAGAAAGGTTGTGTAGCTACTCCCTTCAGTGATTATTGTCTTCCTGGTGTAACTCGTGCTACT GTCATGGACCTTGCGGTGAAGGAAAACTTAGTTTTGGTCGAGCGACGTATCAGTTTATCAGAGTTCCATACAGCAGATGAG GTGTTTACAACAGGAACCATGGGAGAGCTCAGTCCA GTCCTCAAAATTGATGGACGTACAATTGGCGAAGGTACAGTGGGGCCCGTGACACGAACATTGCAAAATGCTTATACACAGTTGTGCTTAGAGTCGGGAGTGCCTATACCCACTAATCCTCATGCTTGA
- the LOC130989271 gene encoding branched-chain-amino-acid aminotransferase-like protein 1 isoform X1, whose protein sequence is MKRGKHCILIRNPLDVLTSYSKVSPPSFAVLGYDSLVSIYNELHDQGKLPPVIDSDLLREDPEATLRHLCGDLGIPFQTSMLKWEPGPKPFDGMWAPYWYKNTHKSTGFERPKKYPSSFPSSLYNLLEQTLPFYNLLRGYVRGSSNCAQPALPVSTNEKLLVWVGDQIMPRESAKVSVFDSIVQGGDGVWEGLRVYNGKIFKLEEHLDRLFDSAKALSFSNVPTREQVKEAIFKTLIRNEMFSDVHVRLTLTRGKKVTSGMSPAFNQYGCTLIVLAEWKPPVYDNAKGIILVTATTRRNSPNNLDSKIHHNNLLNNILAKIEGNNADADDAIMLDKDGYVSETNATNIFLVKKGCVATPFSDYCLPGVTRATVMDLAVKENLVLVERRISLSEFHTADEVFTTGTMGELSPVLKIDGRTIGEGTVGPVTRTLQNAYTQLCLESGVPIPTNPHA, encoded by the exons ATGAAGAGAGGAAAACACTGCATACTGATAAGAAATCCCCTTGACGTGTTG ACATCCTACAGCAAGGTTTCTCCCCCATCATTCGCTGTGCTGGGGTATGACAGCTTGGTCTCCATTTACAACGAGCTTCATGATCAAGGAAAATTGCCTCCTGTGATTGATTCAGATTTGCTGCGAGAAGATCCTGAG GCTACATTGCGTCATCTGTGTGGTGATCTTGGTATTCCATTTCAAACTTCTATGCTCAA ATGGGAACCTGGACCAAAACCATTTGATGGCATGTGGGCCCCCTATTGGTATAAGAATACACACAAGTCAACAGGTTTTGAACGGCCAAAAAAGTATCCCTCT TCATTTCCATCGTCTTTGTACAACTTGCTGGAGCAAACTTTACCTTTCTACAACTTGCTTAGGGGCTATGTGAGGGGATCATCAAACTGTGCCCAACCTGCTCTCCCTGTTTCTACCAATGAGAAGTTGCTTGTTTGGGTTGGTGATCAGATTATGCCTCGTGAAAGTGCAAAA GTTTCAGTATTTGACTCAATTGTCCAAGGTGGAGATGGAGTTTGGGAGGGTCTTCGAGTTTATAATGGCAAGATATTCAAATTGGAGGAGCATTTAGACAG GTTGTTTGATTCTGCAAAAGCTCTATCTTTTAGCAACGTACCAACTCGTGAGCAG GTGAAGGAAGCAATTTTCAAAACTCTGATAAGAAATGAAATGTTTAGTGATGTGCATGTCAGATTGACTCTGACTCGTGGAAAGAAG GTCACTTCTGGAATGAGCCCAGCATTCAACCAGTATGGATGTACTTTAATTG TGCTTGCTGAATGGAAACCACCGGTATATGACAATGCAAAGGGTATAATTTTGGTGACGGCTACCACACGCCGTAATTCACCCAAT aATTTGGATTCGAAAATTCACCACAACAATCTGCTTAACAATATTCTTGCCAAG ATAGAAGGGAATAATGCGGACGCTGATGATGCCATCATGCTTGATAAAGATGGATATGTATCAGAAACAAATGCAACAAACATT TTTTTGGTGAAGAAAGGTTGTGTAGCTACTCCCTTCAGTGATTATTGTCTTCCTGGTGTAACTCGTGCTACT GTCATGGACCTTGCGGTGAAGGAAAACTTAGTTTTGGTCGAGCGACGTATCAGTTTATCAGAGTTCCATACAGCAGATGAG GTGTTTACAACAGGAACCATGGGAGAGCTCAGTCCA GTCCTCAAAATTGATGGACGTACAATTGGCGAAGGTACAGTGGGGCCCGTGACACGAACATTGCAAAATGCTTATACACAGTTGTGCTTAGAGTCGGGAGTGCCTATACCCACTAATCCTCATGCTTGA